A region from the Actinomycetes bacterium genome encodes:
- a CDS encoding YciI-like protein has product MYLVLEYDLVGDYLERRAQFREEHLGLARAAHERGELALAGALTDPADRALLVWATEDPAVVESFAVSDPYVRNGLVREWRVRSWNVVVGAG; this is encoded by the coding sequence ATGTACCTGGTACTCGAGTACGACCTCGTCGGCGACTACCTGGAGCGGCGAGCGCAGTTCCGCGAGGAGCATCTCGGCCTCGCGCGGGCGGCGCACGAGCGGGGTGAGCTCGCCCTGGCCGGCGCGCTGACCGACCCCGCCGACCGGGCGCTGCTGGTCTGGGCGACCGAGGACCCGGCGGTGGTCGAGTCGTTCGCCGTGAGCGACCCCTACGTCCGCAACGGGCTGGTCCGCGAGTGGCGGGTCCGGTCGTGGAACGTCGTGGTCGGCGCCGGCTGA
- a CDS encoding AMP-binding protein — protein MTASRATDTFRAARDLLQTHRADHERAVSEFRWPQLEHFNFGFDWFDVVAAEQPETLALWIVNPDGTEDLLTYADLSARSAQLASWLRARGVDRGDRLLLVLGNVAPLWEVMLACIKLGVVLIPATTLLGPRDLADRVQRGDVKHVVTASEDTGKFADVPGDWTRIALEEPVPGWLRYDDSYEHLDSFEPEVETRSDETLLLYFTSGTTARPKLVEHTHTSYPVGHLTTAYWIGLQPGDLHLNVSSPGWAKHAWSNVFAPWIAGATAFVVNQARFDAADLLDTMARCGVTTFCAPPTVWRMLVQEDLAAHPVPTLREVVGAGEPLNPEVIEQVQRAWGHTVRDGYGQTETAAQVGNPPGARLKPGSMGRPLPGYDIALLDPVTSEPGTEGEICIDLSARPTALMVGYHDDSTLTDEVMRGGFYHTGDVASIDDDGYITYVGRSDDVFKASDYRISPFELESVLIEHPAVAEAAVVPAPDPVRLAVPKAYVVLAVGHAADADTAESILRHARENLAPYKRVRRLEFAQLPKTISGKIRRVELRLTERERGDVRPDGEYRDEDFPGLKG, from the coding sequence ATGACTGCCAGCCGAGCGACCGACACCTTCCGCGCCGCGCGCGACCTGCTGCAGACGCACCGCGCCGACCACGAGCGGGCGGTGTCGGAGTTCCGGTGGCCGCAGCTCGAGCACTTCAACTTCGGCTTCGACTGGTTCGACGTGGTCGCCGCCGAGCAGCCCGAGACCCTGGCGCTCTGGATCGTCAACCCGGACGGCACCGAGGACCTGCTGACCTACGCCGACCTCTCCGCCCGGTCGGCGCAGCTCGCGTCCTGGCTGCGGGCCCGGGGTGTCGACCGCGGCGACCGGCTGCTCCTCGTGCTCGGCAACGTCGCGCCTCTGTGGGAGGTGATGCTCGCCTGCATCAAGCTCGGTGTCGTCCTCATCCCCGCCACCACCCTGCTCGGTCCGCGGGACCTGGCCGACCGGGTCCAGCGCGGCGACGTCAAGCACGTCGTCACCGCGTCCGAGGACACCGGGAAGTTCGCCGACGTACCGGGCGACTGGACCCGGATCGCGCTCGAGGAGCCGGTGCCTGGCTGGCTGCGCTACGACGACTCCTACGAGCACCTCGACTCCTTCGAGCCCGAGGTCGAGACCCGGTCGGACGAGACACTGCTGCTGTACTTCACCAGCGGCACGACCGCCCGGCCCAAGCTGGTCGAGCACACCCACACGTCCTACCCGGTCGGGCACCTGACGACGGCGTACTGGATCGGCCTGCAGCCCGGTGACCTGCACCTCAACGTGTCGTCCCCGGGGTGGGCGAAGCACGCGTGGAGCAACGTGTTCGCCCCGTGGATCGCCGGCGCGACGGCGTTCGTCGTCAACCAGGCCCGATTCGACGCCGCCGACCTGCTCGACACGATGGCCCGCTGCGGCGTCACGACCTTCTGCGCGCCACCCACGGTCTGGCGGATGCTCGTGCAGGAGGACCTGGCCGCCCACCCGGTGCCGACGCTGCGCGAGGTGGTCGGCGCCGGCGAGCCGCTGAACCCCGAGGTGATCGAGCAGGTGCAGCGCGCCTGGGGCCACACCGTGCGCGACGGCTACGGGCAGACCGAGACGGCGGCACAGGTCGGGAACCCACCGGGCGCCAGGCTCAAGCCGGGGTCGATGGGGCGGCCGCTGCCCGGCTACGACATCGCCCTGCTCGACCCGGTCACCTCCGAGCCGGGCACCGAGGGCGAGATCTGCATCGACCTGTCAGCCCGTCCGACAGCACTGATGGTGGGCTACCACGACGACTCGACCCTCACCGACGAGGTGATGCGCGGCGGGTTCTACCACACCGGCGACGTCGCGAGCATCGACGACGACGGCTACATCACCTACGTGGGCCGGAGCGACGACGTCTTCAAGGCCAGCGACTACCGGATCTCGCCGTTCGAGCTGGAGAGCGTCCTGATCGAGCACCCTGCCGTCGCGGAGGCGGCGGTGGTGCCGGCCCCCGACCCGGTGCGGCTCGCCGTCCCCAAGGCGTACGTCGTCCTGGCCGTCGGTCACGCCGCAGACGCCGACACGGCCGAGTCGATCCTGCGGCACGCCCGCGAGAACCTGGCGCCGTACAAGCGGGTCCGCCGGCTGGAGTTCGCGCAGCTGCCCAAGACGATCAGCGGGAAGATCCGCCGCGTGGAGCTGCGACTGACCGAGCGGGAGCGCGGCGACGTGCGGCCCGACGGCGAGTACCGCGACGAGGACTTCCCCGGCCTCAAGGGCTGA
- a CDS encoding GYD domain-containing protein translates to MPKYLISANYTAEGMAGVRAAGAKSRVDAVTTMIEAMGGRLDSFHFAFGDTDVFVIVDAPDDEAAAAVSIAINGSGAVRTRTTKLLTVEQVDEALRRTVDYQPPGS, encoded by the coding sequence ATGCCCAAGTACCTGATCAGTGCGAACTACACAGCCGAGGGGATGGCTGGGGTCCGGGCCGCCGGCGCGAAGTCCCGGGTCGATGCCGTCACCACCATGATCGAAGCCATGGGCGGCCGGCTCGACTCCTTCCACTTCGCCTTCGGCGACACCGATGTCTTCGTGATCGTCGACGCACCCGACGACGAGGCTGCGGCCGCAGTGTCCATCGCGATCAACGGCAGCGGCGCGGTGCGCACCCGCACGACGAAGCTGCTCACGGTGGAGCAGGTCGACGAGGCGCTGCGGCGGACGGTCGACTACCAGCCGCCCGGCTCCTGA
- a CDS encoding DNA topoisomerase IV subunit A gives MARRTKTPPPPDGDYTEKITDIDVSDEMQGSFLEYAYSVIYSRALPDARDGLKPVHRRILYRMAEMGLRPDRGHVKCARVVGDVMATLHPHGDTAIYDTLVRMAQPWSLRLPLVDGHGNFGTLGNDDPPAAYRYTECRLTPAAMTMTAGIDEQVVDLRPNYDDRELEPEVLPAAFPNLLVNGASGIAVGMATNMPPHNLVEVVSAARHLLQQPDADLDALMRFVPGPDLPTGGKVVGLDGIRDAYESGRGTFRTRATARVESVTPRRKGIVVTELPWGVGPERVKEKIAELVRSKKLQGITAVDDYTDRNVGLRLVIEVKNGFNAEAILDQLYRLTPLEETFGINNVALVDGQPRTMGLKDLLEVYVEHRLDVVRRRSLHRRAKAEERLHLVDGLLVAILDIDEVIQVIRTSDDAAGARQRLMSVFDLTETQTNYILDMPLRRLTRFSRIELEAEQETLRRTIAELTRIIESDQLLRTVVSDELAEIAKKYGTPRRTVLLESAGVPASTAVPLEVTDDPCWVLLSSTGLLARTLTADPLPTDGSRAKHDVVVSVVRATARGEVAAVTSAGRMVRLGVLDVPAVPATASAPHLSGGAPVSEFLSLERDERVLALCSLATDGPGLALGTAQGVVKRVVPDHPQNKDAWEVVGLKDGDRVVGAVELDTDDDELVFITSDAQLLHFPASVVRPQGRSAGGMAGVRLAGGARAVFFGAVAPGRDAAVVTVSGSSAALPGTDAGSVKVTPFADYPGKGRGTGGVRCHRFLRGEDVLTVAWAGAAPARAAAATGVALELPGATGRRDGSGTPASQPIAAVSGPATGR, from the coding sequence GTGGCCCGCAGGACCAAGACACCGCCACCTCCGGACGGCGACTACACCGAGAAGATCACCGACATCGACGTCTCGGACGAGATGCAGGGGTCCTTCCTCGAGTACGCCTACTCCGTGATCTACTCCCGCGCCCTGCCCGACGCGCGCGACGGTCTGAAGCCGGTGCACCGGCGCATCCTCTACCGGATGGCCGAGATGGGCCTGCGACCCGACCGCGGCCACGTGAAGTGCGCCCGTGTCGTGGGCGACGTGATGGCCACGCTGCACCCCCACGGCGACACCGCCATCTACGACACGCTGGTCCGGATGGCGCAGCCGTGGTCGCTCCGGCTGCCACTGGTCGACGGGCACGGCAACTTCGGCACCCTGGGCAACGACGACCCTCCCGCGGCCTACCGCTACACCGAGTGCCGCCTCACCCCGGCGGCGATGACGATGACCGCCGGCATCGACGAGCAGGTCGTCGACCTGCGGCCCAACTACGACGACCGCGAGCTCGAGCCGGAGGTCCTGCCGGCCGCGTTCCCCAACCTGCTCGTCAACGGCGCCTCCGGCATCGCGGTCGGGATGGCGACCAACATGCCGCCGCACAACCTGGTCGAGGTCGTCTCCGCCGCCCGCCACCTGCTCCAGCAGCCGGACGCCGACCTCGACGCGCTGATGCGGTTCGTCCCCGGGCCCGACCTCCCCACCGGTGGCAAGGTCGTGGGCCTCGACGGCATCCGCGACGCCTACGAGTCGGGCCGAGGCACCTTCCGCACCCGGGCGACCGCCCGGGTCGAGAGCGTCACGCCGCGGCGCAAGGGCATCGTCGTCACCGAGCTGCCCTGGGGCGTCGGACCGGAGAGGGTCAAGGAAAAGATCGCCGAGCTGGTCCGCAGCAAGAAGCTGCAGGGCATCACCGCCGTCGACGACTACACCGACCGCAACGTCGGTCTCCGGCTCGTCATCGAGGTGAAGAACGGCTTCAACGCAGAGGCGATCCTCGACCAGCTCTACCGGCTGACCCCGCTCGAGGAGACGTTCGGCATCAACAACGTGGCCCTGGTCGACGGCCAGCCACGGACGATGGGCCTCAAGGACCTGCTCGAGGTCTACGTCGAGCACCGTCTCGACGTCGTGCGCCGCCGCTCACTGCACCGGCGCGCCAAGGCAGAGGAGCGCCTGCACCTGGTCGACGGCCTGCTGGTCGCGATCCTCGACATCGACGAGGTCATCCAGGTCATCCGCACCAGTGACGACGCCGCGGGAGCCCGCCAGCGGCTGATGTCGGTCTTCGACCTCACCGAGACCCAGACCAACTACATCCTGGACATGCCGCTGCGCCGGCTGACCAGGTTCTCCCGCATCGAGCTCGAGGCGGAGCAGGAGACGCTGCGCAGAACGATCGCCGAGCTGACCCGGATCATCGAGTCCGACCAGCTGCTGCGCACGGTCGTGTCCGACGAGCTGGCCGAGATCGCCAAGAAGTACGGCACGCCGCGGCGCACCGTCCTGCTGGAGTCGGCGGGCGTGCCGGCGAGCACCGCGGTGCCGCTCGAGGTGACCGACGACCCGTGCTGGGTGCTGCTGTCCTCGACCGGGCTGCTGGCCCGCACCCTCACCGCCGACCCGCTCCCCACCGACGGTTCTCGTGCCAAGCACGACGTCGTCGTCTCCGTGGTGCGCGCGACCGCGCGGGGCGAGGTCGCCGCCGTGACGTCCGCAGGCCGCATGGTGCGGCTCGGGGTGCTCGACGTCCCTGCGGTCCCGGCGACGGCCAGCGCCCCTCACCTGTCCGGCGGTGCCCCGGTGTCCGAGTTCCTGTCCCTGGAGCGTGACGAGCGGGTGCTGGCCCTCTGCTCGCTGGCCACCGACGGACCCGGGCTCGCGCTGGGCACCGCGCAGGGCGTCGTCAAGCGGGTCGTGCCCGACCATCCGCAGAACAAAGACGCGTGGGAGGTCGTGGGCCTCAAGGACGGCGACCGGGTCGTCGGCGCGGTCGAGCTCGACACGGACGACGACGAGCTGGTGTTCATCACCTCGGACGCGCAGCTGCTGCACTTCCCGGCCTCGGTGGTCCGCCCGCAGGGCAGGTCGGCCGGGGGCATGGCCGGGGTCCGGCTCGCCGGCGGGGCGCGCGCGGTGTTCTTCGGCGCCGTGGCGCCGGGGCGGGACGCGGCGGTGGTGACCGTGTCGGGGTCGTCCGCGGCGCTGCCGGGCACCGACGCCGGGTCGGTCAAGGTCACCCCGTTCGCCGACTACCCCGGCAAGGGACGAGGGACCGGCGGGGTGCGGTGCCACCGGTTCCTGCGCGGCGAGGACGTGCTGACCGTCGCCTGGGCCGGTGCGGCCCCGGCCCGGGCAGCCGCGGCCACCGGTGTGGCCCTGGAGCTGCCGGGCGCGACCGGGCGACGCGACGGATCGGGCACGCCGGCGAGCCAGCCGATCGCCGCGGTGAGCGGACCGGCCACCGGCCGCTGA